AGTGtcctaatttctaaattaaaataAGTTTTCTAATTTTAGTCCAAAATAGAATGCCATTAAATTGATGTGTATCGGATAAAAATGTTAGATTATTAATAGATACTTGTTAGTGCTTGGATTgtaatttatgatttttttatattgatttgatcATGTGATGGTTGATTTCTATttctataatatatatatatatatatatatatatgttttgtttttgaacaaaAATACATAAGTTTTTAGCTCCATGAtatgaatttttgttttaataattgaatgtgTAGAAATTAAGAACATGGAACGATATAATACATGACAATCATACTCGATTAGTTTAAACAATGTTATTTCGAATAGTACAACACCAATTTTGATGGGTTCAATCCGATTTCGGATAGTTCAACTTGGGAAGAGATCcgggatcaaatttcaatggcccgGATCACTTGATCATGGGCCTTTGATGGGAGAGATCTGGACTCTTTCCATTCAACTCCGATACTGGGACCACCCAATGATAAAAGTCTGGACCCGCCACTGGGTACATGTAGGAGCTACGAGAAGCTTAGGCATATACAAGGCTGGGTAATCTAGCGGTCGATAAGTACAACTGGAGTAGGGAAATGTGGGCCTATACTCGTATGGAATATGGTAGTGATCGGGAGGAGGATGAGGTTGTAATACcccgtatttaaaaaaaaaaaaatatatatatatatatatatatgtatgtatgtatgtatgtatgtatgtatgtatgtatgtgcgAAGTTATAATTTTATTGGGTTCCTtatgggtgcgtttggtacgcagacggaacgggacgggacgggacgggacgggacggaacgggacggaacgaaggtgtaatttttgaaaaagacatggggtatatttgtcttaaaatggtaaaacattgtgttccacatacgtggaacaaacccgttccaggggggaggtggaacgcaaaaacacccaaaatctgtcccgtggaacagcccgttccacccatttttggcgcaccaaacgcgggacggaacgcctcgtcccgttctgtcccgtcccgtcccgcgtaccaaacgcacccataTATACGCTAtgagtaaaaaaaatttaaaaaaaattaaaactcgtATTTTTAACATGTAAGTTAGTAGGGATCCTTTCACTACAAGAATATATCTAACCCTAGCTAGTACTTTTAAACTCAAATTTCTCCAACTAGAGAGGTTTCTAGTGTTTGCCATCCTCATTGtagttttgtaattttgtacatAACTTATATATGTATTAGATTGTTTTAGGCAGGCCCTAAAGTTGTTTTTACTTGCTAATGGCAATTATCATTGCTATAGCTGAGCTTCATGTGGGATTATTTGAGTAGTTTTTGCGTATTTCATTTTTCTCCAAAGGGTGAggtggaagttggtaattaataGAAGATAATAATTAGGGTGTGGAGGTGGGAAGTCTATAGCTTATACGTATGGCTAAGTGTTGAGTTTGGAGTGAGTTGGCAAGTTGAGTTAATGTAGTGTGATGATTCATCCCCCAAGTTTGGAGAGGTGTGAGTCTATATAGGGTCATAGACtatgtatgtgtatgtattGACATGCATGTGGCAATATGTTGTTGATGTTTTAGAGTGCTTACTCACTAGCCTAGGGGAAATTTCAATTATTTGTCTATATTCTCTCTTAAATGCTTCAATCTATCATTCCAAATGTTCCAATGATATGAGAACAAATGAGCTTCCAATGTCAAGGGGGACGTAAATGGCCAAATAGCAACAAGAGGTATGATTACATTCTATATAAATGAAGGGGAAGATCAGAAGAACGCCAAGCCAGCAAAGAAGAAATCCTCCTTTTCTCATATCCCTCCTTCTTTAGCATCCAATTTGAGTAGATTATGTAATGGCTTTTCAAGCTACTTTCATTGTATTTTGTAAATCTCATTTTTAGTGAATTACAAATATAAACACGAGTCTAGTGGACGTAGCCAAATTGGCAAACCACTTAAATCCGGTGTGTGACTCTGTTATTACAAGACTATACTCTCTTCTTCTTTACTCTCCTAGTAAGAGCTATGAAAACACCACaccaatcaattaaaaattagtTTGTTGTGCAAGTCTAATTAACGTGACTACAAATGAATGGAAGAAAACAGCATTAGAAAGCCAAGGAACCAAAAATGGATTCTTTTGATCATCATCGCGTCAAGCTCGCCATTGCCAACCCAAGTCCTCATATCTTTATCATCAACTCAACCTCACCTCTCACTCAACAACTGCTACGATTGGCCATTCACACTCACTAATGGCAACCACAACGAACGAGACGATGGATGACGTTGTGGCTATGCTCTCATGAGAGTCACTCCATGTGCCTCATCCATCCCCGCCAACTATCACCACCCTTGGTTATGATTTTTTGACAAACTGAGATGATGAGAAAGAGATGAGGTGTATTATGATGAGTGAAAAGGGAGAGCTGTGAGAGGAgatgaaagaaaggaaaagagtaCGAAGCAAAAGCAGGAGTGAAAAGGAAGGAGAGAATGAGTAAGGAGAGCCAGATGAAAGAAAGTTATCAAgtggagagagagatagagagagagagagagagagatgagaagaAGTAGAAGGGTGggccaaaataaaaataaaagatatttATATTGTTATAAAAATGATCTTCAAAAGGCTGCACATATGATGTCAGTTTACTAATTGTTGGGATACTATCTTTTATAAATTGGTTAGTCGGTGAGTGAGGGAAGAGAGATGAGAAGAAGTAGAAGGGTGggccaaaataaaaataaaagatgatgTTTGGAAAGGGAAaagttagggctggtttggtattgctgtgctttgaaaaaaaactgctgtgaaaataagcggctgtgctgtgagaataagcggctgtgaaataaagccagtagagtgtttggtaaacttttctgtgaaagtgcttttggaaaaaaaagcaggatgatagtgtgtcttttcattaaaggagcactgtagctccgtgtgctttgaaaaaactggcttttttttcaaagcagcaaatagcagcttcagcttttcctttgattttcagcttattctcacagcagtttccaaaataagcccttttttttcagtttaccaaacacaaaaatgaccctcagctttttttcacagtgactttttttaaaatcacctcaatcccaaacggggccttagAGACATGATTTCATGTCTTGTGGCCTTTGAGACATGTATTTCACTTTAACAATTATCTTCTTTAACATAGATGTTTATTCCTTTCTAATAAAAACAGGTTGTCCGACCAAAATGGACGAGATGTTGGAAAAATATATAGAGTGGTCAATGAGCAACACCTTATATGATGGATCATAAATTACTACTTTGTTATTGATATTATGATTATATTACTTTTGTTACTAATCAAATTGGtttatgttgaagcttgcaGGTTTGTAAGATAAAATGTGAGTATTATGCACATGACGTATACATATGCATTGCAAAGCAAGAAAAAGAGTTGTGTTGTGTCAAGTGCTCACCTGTGTAGAGTGTTTGCATTGTGAGGATATTCATGGGTTGAAGTTTACCttgaatataaaataatgaacctTGTATATGTCAAATGTAGGGTGCAGGGGCTTGAGTATACAATTGGTTGattattaaaataatgaaatcttgTATATGTCAGACGTATGGTGCAGGGCTTGAATATACAATTGGACGTCAGGGGAAGTGCCTGTTTAATAAAGTGGGGTTTAAGGGATGAACGGGAGTTAACTCATATTCTAACGTATCCATAGCCAAGTGGTATAAGTATGGTATGGGACATGGAGATTATTATATAGTGTTTGCTTGGCGAAGCTAGGGTTCCTATCACAGTGTAGTGGGGCCATGTTTTATTTTCTGTCAGCATTCTTCAGATGGCTTTAGGGGTGAGGAGTGTTGGAATCTTAACATTtggaaactcaggaaggggtaaatgcgaagcttaacctttggagagaagtgttggaatctaaagtcttcgcctaagtcgatcaaagacagaatatatggagtgcaagttcagtgcaaatggaggccaaaatgagttaggggtgaggatcggagatcaggaaataccaaagagcgaccgttttcgctacctatgatctatcttgcaaaagaacggagaattagatggatacctcaaccatagaatacaagttggatgcatgaagtggaagagtgcatccggcgtgttgtgtgaccgccgtatgccactgaagctcaagtgaaaattttataggacgacaataaggtcggcgatgctatatgacacagaatgttaggcggtgaagcatcaacacgtacataaaatgagtgtagcggagatgaggatacTTCGTTGGatatgtgggcacacgagaaatgataagattaggaatgaggatatccgaggtaaagtaggagtagccgaaattgaaggaaacatgagagaaaatcggttacggtggtttggacatatgcaaagaatgcctactgatgctccggttcgaagatatgactatgggacagaggttcagagcCGAATGGGTAgatgaagacctaggaaaactttggaagagaccctaaaaaaagacttagagtacttggatcgaaTGGAAGACATGACACATAACCAAGTACAatagcgttctaggattcatatagccgaccctactTAGTGGGGAAaaaatttgttgttgttgttgtattcttCAGATGGCTTTAGTAGCttattcaaataaaacccaGACGTTGGCCATGGAAaaattttgagagagagagagggggagatacaactttattttattattttttattaagtcGGTATGAACAGTTTGAAATCCAAATCGAAATTCTTTGCAACCTCGGAAGCAACCCCAGATTTTGGCCATGGAAataggacttggattgtctgccctcctagttgtggtgtccttccatgccctcctattttgtacggtcacggttaagccacgtcaatattttatatttttattattttttgtcttattatcttattaaaaaattaatataaaatattgacgtgacttaaccgtgaccgcacaaaataggagggcatggaagggcaccacaactaggagggcagacaatccaagtcctatttggattgtctgccctcctagttgtggtgcccttccatgccctcctattttgtgcggtcacggttaagccacgtcaatattttatatttttattattttttgtcttattatcttattaaaaaattaatataaaatattgacgtggcttaaccgtgaccgcacaaaataggagggcatggaagggcaccacaactaggagggcagacaatccaagtctaTGGAAAtatgttagagagagagagagagagagagagagatttcctCCTTCATTGCTTTGCTTCCAGGACTGAAATTCTCAATCTTTATTGCTCCACTTAGATTCTCAATCTTTATTGCTCCACGTGGACACGTAGATTCTCTATCTTTATTGCTCCACTTAGATTCTCAATCTTTATTGCTCCGTCCCATGGCCAGCTTTATTTAAAGTTGTTTCTCGccctcgctctctctctctctgagcaAGTCCATCCCTAAGGACTTTACGTCTGCatccagcgcatttatccattcaagtgaacagtaatagactggaATGAACAGAAATAGGtcaaggcatctccacccctaaaaaaatacgcTGGCACCCAACatatttatttggtgtgttttttttttttaattttatttcggataagatttttaaccaatttcggataaaatttcaaataaacttaaaaaaaatacacactaaaataaaattacatactcatcaaataaacttaaaaaaaacacactaaaataaaattacataaactcatcaaataaactataaaaaaaacacactaaaatgaaattacataaactcatcaaatacactttattcttcaaccacaaactttattatttatagaaaaaaataactttttttttaattttctgtatttttttttaaatttttgtattttttaatatttttttgtatttttttataatttttaataaattttaatatagttaattaatatggaccgttggatttgaaaaatattcaaatccaagagccaagGAGTTGCCACGTGGCCACTTGCCCAGCTTCTTGGTCAGTCAGTTTTGAGCTAGCCCAGAGACCAGCATAGGCTGGGCCCCATGCTGTTGTGCGGGCTGGAGGTAATGGACAGAGTGCTGGGCAGTTTTTTGGACTGAGTGCTGGGCAATGTCCactccggtggacttgctctcaGAGGCAGATGGTCTGCCCTTCCGTACCGTGCCATTTCCTTCTCCTATTTGTACGATCACAATTAAGctacattaatattttatatttttattactttttgtcttattatctctattaaaaaattaatataaaatgttaacgtaacTTAACCGTGGCCGTACAAATaggaaagaaagagaagggcaCGATAactagagggcagacaatctgcctccctctctctctccctctctctaatATTTTTCCATGGCCAACGTCTGATTTTATTCGAATAACCTTTTGACAATCAATATGTAATATAACatcaagtttattttaaatttcaatcttaTTAAATGATTTAAGTTAAAAACaatcaatatgtaatctaacatcaagtttattttaaatattaattacaaTCAATATGTAATATAACatcaagtttattttaaatttcaatcttaTTAAATGATTTAAGTTAAAAACaatcaatatgtaatctaacatcaagtttattttaaatattaatctTATTAAATGATTTAAGTTAAAAAACTCATTTATGCAAAAACTTggcaaaattttatttaaactcatgtaacttatttctacacccaacttactctttaCACATattgatttttaactaaactattaatatttctttaaacccaaatttattacctattAAACCCTCGTAAAGAAGCATTGAATTGGAGCAGGAGCTGCGTAGGGACGACTCCTTCGATCAATCGATTTCAACATGCTTCTAATGTTAATTGAAacgctttctttctttctttctttttctttttttggttgagCGAGTGATAGTCTGAAGCATTATTCTTAGGGTCTCTGCCTTGACACGCCAACCAGAACGCACAGATAGAATTAACAAAAAGACAAATGGGCTCATGAGAAAGAGGAAGGAGATGAGTGAgctttttttggtatttttctaCAGGGGACTGGGACGGCTTTTGAGCTCATCGACACCCCCAGCAACTTTGGGTCCGAGATGAAATTAAAATGTTGTTGTAACTCGTGGAAGGATTCAACATAGAAATCTGAGGGGTGTGTGTAATCCACATCAATAGTCTGAAAGGGGGAACTAGAAAAAAGGATTGTGGGACAAGAAGTTAGAATTGAACCGAAGGTTCCAATCCCTTTTTAACTTTCGTGTTTATTTTCCATCTTGTTTCTGGCTGCAACTTCcctcaccaaaaacaattacatTTCTTGTCTGTTCAACTGTACCCCTCGAAACTCCAAAGCATAATCCTGATCACTGATCCCCGCCATTAACATATATCAAATGGaactatatatatgtacacGCATGTGTGAGCAGTTGGTTGCATGTAATCGAAGAAACATTAATCAAGTTTATTGATATTTCCCCAATCTTGTAAATTATTGGTTGTTTTTCTTAATAGAAAGTGCTGCCATCtacatttttttgttaatatgcCATCTACACAATAAAtgtttgggtttattgataaatatgagttttattattaatttcattgtgtacttaatagtaattatgcaatagtgtgaaatagacaattaacatttaaaatttaaattggaTGTAGAAATAGGttaaatgagtttaaataaaatttcccaaaaacTTGGCATCCATCTAATACTTATTGGTGACATATTCCTTGTCCTTGGTCATGGAAAAacgttagagagagagaggggggggaggATTTTGTTTGGGTTTTTGGCATGGCGGTTGACATTAATTCATATGGGAATAATAATTACAAATACTAATTGACTTCAGACCCAGAACTAATTGGGATGTAAAGTAATCTTTGTTCAACCTTTTGAGTTTTTACTAGAATAACAGTCTTTCTACTTGCACTGCCCTTTGCTTTGATATCTGCAAGTACTGCAAACTGGTTTGAGTTGCCTTACATCTTGGAGttagtttctttttttctcttaacTTCTTGTGATAATTACGCTTTGTGTTCGCGCCTAATGAAGTCGAATTTAAATTATAAACTAGTTGCAGACAAGAAATTATTCTCTCTctgcaaattaaaaatcaaatcaagttGAGTTCAAGAGAGCAGCTCTCCATTATTTGGTcaccaaatttacaaatcatCAAAAGTAAAATTACTGGAAAAATGGATTCATTCAGTTCAATCAtaattttacatgatcatccAGAACAAAACACCATAGACAATTAAAGAAACACTAAAATTAATAAGAGGAGAAATTAAAAGCCGGAGAAAATCGTCTTACAAATCTTCATTCCATACCAAGTTCTGCAGCCACTAAAATTAATAGTTATTCAAGTAGCTGCTTCCGAATAAGCACTGCGGAGCTGCACTCCTACCGGCACACAAATTCTACACTGGCGGGCACTTTTTTCTTGAGGTGTTGGATAGCATGATCTCTGGCATTCTCTTCTTCATTCTCCAGTAGGCAATTGATCTCGATTCCCGTAGGCTGACACCAAAACCGGACAGGATTTATAACAATCTTCTCTAGTGCAACAACATTCTTCACCCAAGTACCTGCCATGCTTTACGCAACACTTGTGACCTCGATACCCTGCTATTTCTACCACCTTGAGGCAGTGATGGGGTTGTTTGGAAACTTTCTCTAGTATTGCCATGTCCTCATTGGAGGTTCCGAAACCCAACTGCAACATGGAAAGCAAACACAACCAGATTCAAAACAAACCCCGTTATTAATTCTTTTGGCTCTTCGAGAATACAGGTAACAGAGAGATCGTGAGAGGACATTGATGCATATATCAAGTTTAACTTTGGTAACCTATCAATAACAAAGGCGTACAATACATACATACCCCCAAAACAAGGCTGCGCAAGTCAGGAGCTGCCTTCATGAAAGAAGCTAAGCGACCAAGGGACAGACAGTAGTTGGCATCCACTAATAATTCCAAATGCTTTAGATTTGATAACGCGGGAAACGCATAATTCTGATTGTAGACCtgaaagccaacaacaactGAGTAAGGGACGCGACAATAGTTGATCTCAACCAAATAACATGGGATAAGTATGCTAACCGCTCCCCTGATATCCAGCTTCAGGGTCTCTAAATGAGAAAGACGGCATGAGAGTTGACTGAACGCAAGCCTTATGAATTCAGCAAAAGTGCCCCACTTGTAAATGGATACCTCAACCAGCAGAGGCACATTATTGAAACTCAAATCTATTATTGGTCCAAcatcaagaagaagaaattagACTAGATGTTAACATGGATTTATCATATTGATGGAAATAACAGCTCCTGCATAATGCCGATGCTTGTCGCAATAGAAAAATGCAAATTACTGTACTAACAAAATAACTGTCCATGTATACTAGCTCTAATAATCTTCGTAGTTGCTACAACTTGGTACCACCAAGTGAACCAAAATCACAAGAAATAGAATTCAGTACTTGACTTGCAAGATTACTCTCAGCACCATCCTTAGAAACCTCGGGAAACTAAACTCATCATTCAAACTGTTACCAACTTTGATGGAAAGCCCAGAACTATAACCTCACTAAATTATATGAACTTGAAAATCATCTGTTGCCCCCTTTAATggaaagtcaaatataattataCAACAGGGTCAACAGAGACCATATCTAGCTTAAGGTTCAACTCTGCCTGCTTCTGCATGGCTATGGTTCTATAATTATTCTAACTTGTAGTTCCACGTCAAAAAACCTCTAACCCTCTCTCGACAAAGCTTTTTCCTCCTAACTAAGAAGTATACTTTAGACATCAAAGAAGGAATGAGTATATAcaacaaaaatgataaaatcTAACCCCAAGAAGTAAACAGAAGTCATTTCAAGACTAGTCAGCTTAAATTAATCTCAATATGTTGATAGAAAAACAATGAGTACCCAAGGCACCAAAAAAATCTACCACTACTCCACCCAAAAGCACTTAAGTACAGACAAAGAAAGAACCCACCACGCCTCCTCAAATATATGCGAGCAGTGGAAGACTATATATCTCTGCGTATTttgaatggaaaaaaaaaagagaaaatttaaGATACCTTGACATCATAAAGCACATCAAGCAACCTCTTAGGGTCTGAACAACCTTCCCGATTCGCAAGTCCGATATTATGAAAAGTCTAATAAGAAGATCCATAGTAAGCAAATATACATTACAAAAATACAAACTTAACTCATTTCAGAAATTGggttttcaaaaagaaaaaagaaaaaagcttcatcttttcatataaaattaaagaaaaagaaagagaattaCTTTGGGATCGTTTGGCTTCCTCTTGAGGCACTCAGACAAGGCGGTAAGGCGCTGATCGAACTTGCCCGGCTGGAACTGCAGCAACGCAACCTGCGCAAAAGCTCGGGTCACGGACATGACGGCTTCGTCCTCAGCAGCTGAAGCAGAAGCGTCCCGATTCGCAAGCGTCGATGACGAAGACGGAGCCATTGGCGAATCGATCGCTCAGAGCCCAGGAACCAATAAGACTTATCTGAATACACGAATCCCCCAGAAAAAATTATCGAAAACGGCGAACCCTAATGGGTAGAAGGTGCGTTTTGGGAATTGATTTGAAATCAGAGTTGGGGGCTTTCGAAACCCTAAGAGCTTTGCAGAGAAGGACACCCGTTAGAgcgtcttttctcgaatgtggcACTGGATATGGGGATTGGGAACCTATTTTCGCGCCATAACGCGGGAAAGGGTGGCGGGTTTATTAACTTGGGGCCTGTTGGGCTACAGGCCCAAATAAACTGAAACCCAGATGTGATAAGTTGGGCTGTAGGGGATTCAATTGCCCAATTGGCTAGGCAATAGGGTAGGGGGTGGATTCGCTCTTACCCCACTAGATCGCCTCTCTGCTCTTACCCCACCcgaccccttctctctctcgatatatatatatataagcagcTAAATGAAATACAAGGACGAAACCCCTAGCT
This is a stretch of genomic DNA from Malus domestica chromosome 02, GDT2T_hap1. It encodes these proteins:
- the LOC103406719 gene encoding uncharacterized protein; protein product: MAPSSSSTLANRDASASAAEDEAVMSVTRAFAQVALLQFQPGKFDQRLTALSECLKRKPNDPKTFHNIGLANREGCSDPKRLLDVLYDVKVYNQNYAFPALSNLKHLELLVDANYCLSLGRLASFMKAAPDLRSLVLGLGFGTSNEDMAILEKVSKQPHHCLKVVEIAGYRGHKCCVKHGRYLGEECCCTREDCYKSCPVLVSAYGNRDQLPTGE